A single genomic interval of Microbacterium oleivorans harbors:
- a CDS encoding ACP S-malonyltransferase, whose product MIIAVFPGQGSQSPGFLAPWLELDGARERLERYSELAEVDLVAAGTEWDADRIRDTAVAQPLIVAASLLSYDALTRDGSRPTGVAGHSVGEIAALTAAGVIDADDAIRLVGLRGRAMADAATGEQTGMSAVLGGDQDAVVARLTELDLTPANYNGGGQIVAAGALDALAALAAEPVRATRVVPLQVAGAFHTRYMAPAVEALDVAAAAVPARDAALTLWSNRDGAVVADGRDALDRLVAQVASPVRWDLCMGSFAERGVTGIIELAPAGTLVGLAKRALRGIPSVAVKTPDDLVAASALISGGAA is encoded by the coding sequence GTGATCATCGCCGTGTTCCCCGGTCAGGGCTCGCAGTCCCCCGGGTTCCTCGCACCATGGCTCGAACTGGACGGCGCGCGCGAGCGCCTCGAGCGATACTCGGAGCTCGCTGAGGTCGACCTCGTCGCCGCCGGCACCGAGTGGGACGCCGATCGCATCCGCGACACGGCCGTCGCACAGCCCCTCATCGTCGCCGCGAGCCTGCTCTCGTACGACGCCCTCACCCGCGACGGCTCCCGACCCACGGGCGTGGCGGGCCACTCGGTCGGAGAGATCGCGGCGCTGACGGCGGCAGGTGTCATCGACGCCGACGACGCCATACGTCTGGTGGGTCTGCGCGGTCGCGCGATGGCGGATGCCGCCACGGGCGAGCAGACCGGCATGAGCGCCGTCCTCGGCGGCGACCAGGATGCCGTCGTCGCCCGGCTGACCGAGCTCGACCTCACCCCGGCCAACTACAACGGAGGTGGACAGATCGTCGCCGCCGGCGCCCTGGACGCCCTCGCCGCCCTCGCCGCCGAACCGGTCCGAGCGACCCGGGTCGTTCCGCTGCAGGTGGCGGGAGCCTTCCACACGCGTTACATGGCCCCCGCCGTCGAAGCGCTCGACGTCGCCGCCGCCGCCGTGCCCGCTCGGGATGCCGCGCTGACCCTCTGGTCGAACCGCGACGGGGCCGTCGTCGCCGACGGCCGCGACGCTCTCGACCGGCTCGTCGCGCAGGTCGCCTCCCCCGTGCGCTGGGATCTGTGCATGGGCTCGTTCGCCGAGCGCGGCGTGACGGGCATCATCGAGCTGGCCCCGGCCGGCACCCTGGTGGGACTCGCCAAGCGCGCGCTCCGCGGCATCCCCTCGGTCGCCGTCAAGACCCCCGACGACCTCGTCGCCGCATCCGCTCTCATCTCCGGAGGTGCCGCATGA
- a CDS encoding DMT family transporter, with protein MIPFVASLDEVTDQLIGVFREPRILIGIPLALLGAVFMSFGALYQHRGVQKVERLTNSSGSSGLSGAQLFSLLKRPSWVVGTVMLGLAIVCQLAALAFAPLILVQPLGAVSLVITTLLNARITGVKPTGRSVRSIVACIGGILSFVTIAALVATEEPIDQTQLITILGLLGGVLLISAAVWLLVRKRAKPLFYIAASGIIYGFVATLAKVVISRIQAGDFEWLTLLCLVGLIAATGIGAYFVQTAYSVGPPDLVIAGLTVIDPIVAVVIGIVILQEASTAPWPAFVGFALAGAIAVYGVSSLARNHPQVVLDSQQLPIPRGSRGRPIDD; from the coding sequence GTGATTCCGTTCGTCGCGTCCCTCGATGAGGTCACCGATCAGCTCATCGGCGTCTTTCGCGAGCCCCGGATCCTCATCGGCATCCCGCTGGCGCTCCTCGGTGCCGTGTTCATGTCGTTCGGCGCGCTCTACCAGCACCGGGGGGTGCAGAAGGTCGAGCGCCTCACCAATTCGTCGGGCAGCTCCGGGCTGAGCGGTGCGCAGCTGTTCAGTCTGCTGAAGAGACCCTCGTGGGTGGTCGGGACCGTGATGCTCGGTCTCGCGATCGTGTGCCAGCTCGCCGCGCTCGCCTTCGCACCCCTGATCCTCGTGCAGCCGTTGGGCGCCGTCTCCCTCGTCATCACGACACTGCTCAATGCCCGCATCACCGGGGTCAAGCCCACCGGACGCTCCGTTCGCTCGATCGTCGCGTGCATCGGCGGCATCCTCTCCTTCGTGACCATCGCCGCACTCGTGGCGACCGAGGAGCCCATCGACCAGACGCAGCTGATCACGATCCTCGGTCTCCTCGGGGGCGTGCTGCTGATCTCGGCGGCCGTGTGGCTGCTCGTGCGCAAGCGCGCCAAGCCGCTGTTCTACATCGCCGCCTCGGGCATCATCTACGGCTTCGTCGCGACGCTCGCGAAGGTCGTCATCTCGCGCATCCAGGCGGGGGACTTCGAGTGGCTCACGCTGCTGTGCCTCGTCGGTCTGATCGCCGCAACCGGCATCGGCGCCTACTTCGTGCAGACGGCCTACTCGGTGGGTCCGCCCGACCTGGTGATCGCCGGGCTGACCGTCATCGACCCCATCGTCGCCGTCGTCATCGGCATCGTGATCCTTCAGGAGGCGTCCACCGCGCCGTGGCCGGCGTTCGTCGGATTCGCCCTGGCCGGAGCGATCGCCGTCTACGGTGTCTCGTCGCTCGCGCGTAATCATCCGCAGGTCGTCCTCGACAGCCAACAGCTGCCGATACCGCGAGGAAGCAGGGGTCGTCCGATCGACGACTGA
- a CDS encoding beta-ketoacyl-ACP synthase III yields the protein MTPTLRQATGPAHTRIYAYGAARGENAVPNDDLVGPIDSSDEWIRQRTGIVTRVRADKDTTVIDLAADAVAEAIRRSGVPADQVDAVIVSTISNPKQTPSVSAIVADRVGANPAAAYDVNAACAGFSYGVTQADALVRAGAARYVAVVGAEKLSDIVDPTDRTISFLLGDGAGAVIVGPSDIPGIGPTVWGSDGSKADAVGMNHTLVDFRDGLAPWPTLRQEGPTVFRWAVWEMVKVARRAIEEAGIQASDLAAFIPHQANMRIIDEFAKQLGLPESVAIGRDIETTGNTSAASIPLATHRLLEEQPELSGGLALQIGFGAGLVFGAQVVVLP from the coding sequence ATGACCCCCACCCTTCGTCAGGCCACCGGCCCCGCGCACACCCGCATCTACGCCTACGGCGCGGCGCGCGGCGAGAACGCGGTGCCCAACGACGACCTCGTCGGCCCGATCGACTCGAGCGACGAATGGATCCGCCAGCGCACCGGCATCGTCACGAGGGTGCGAGCCGACAAGGACACCACCGTCATCGACCTCGCCGCCGACGCCGTCGCCGAAGCGATCCGGCGCAGCGGGGTGCCCGCCGACCAGGTCGACGCCGTCATCGTCTCGACGATCTCGAACCCCAAGCAGACGCCGTCGGTGTCGGCGATCGTCGCCGACCGCGTGGGGGCGAACCCGGCCGCCGCCTACGACGTCAATGCGGCGTGCGCGGGCTTCTCGTACGGCGTGACCCAGGCGGACGCCCTCGTGCGAGCCGGTGCCGCGCGGTACGTCGCCGTCGTCGGCGCGGAGAAGCTCAGCGACATCGTCGATCCCACCGATCGCACGATCTCGTTCCTCCTGGGTGACGGCGCGGGCGCCGTCATCGTCGGCCCGAGTGACATACCGGGCATCGGGCCCACCGTGTGGGGCTCCGACGGGTCGAAGGCCGACGCCGTCGGGATGAACCACACGCTCGTCGACTTCCGCGACGGCCTCGCTCCCTGGCCGACGCTGCGCCAGGAAGGGCCCACGGTCTTCCGCTGGGCGGTCTGGGAGATGGTCAAGGTCGCCCGCCGCGCCATCGAGGAGGCCGGCATCCAGGCCTCCGACCTCGCTGCCTTCATCCCGCACCAGGCGAACATGCGCATCATCGATGAGTTCGCCAAGCAGCTCGGTCTACCCGAGTCGGTCGCGATCGGTCGCGACATCGAGACGACCGGCAACACCTCGGCGGCCTCCATCCCCCTCGCCACGCACCGGCTCCTCGAGGAGCAGCCCGAGCTCAGCGGTGGCCTGGCCCTGCAGATCGGCTTCGGCGCGGGGCTCGTCTTCGGCGCGCAGGTCGTCGTCCTTCCCTGA
- a CDS encoding ATP-binding cassette domain-containing protein: protein MSRRPDAEIAVRCDDLSIARTGDAERVVEGVTFTVRAGEALAVMGATGSGKSTLLSVLAGTAPADVGVVGGSAEVAGISARKGGRSRRMLTYFAGHMPQAAGAALPARLTVAEVIAEPITSRDRRVSQRALSLRVASLLDELHLPLGAASQYPYELSAGMRQRVALARALVLDPKVFVGDDPYANLDIEVRIAAREALLTRRDDTGMAIVIATNDAATAAELDAAALVLHAGRPVGYGPTAAELAWTPDGRTRAS from the coding sequence ATGTCCCGACGACCCGACGCGGAGATCGCGGTGCGCTGTGATGACCTCTCGATCGCGCGGACCGGTGACGCGGAGCGCGTCGTCGAAGGGGTGACCTTCACCGTCCGTGCGGGCGAGGCGCTGGCCGTGATGGGGGCGACCGGCTCGGGCAAGTCCACCCTGCTCTCGGTTCTGGCCGGCACCGCTCCCGCCGATGTGGGCGTCGTCGGCGGCTCGGCCGAGGTCGCGGGGATCTCCGCACGCAAGGGCGGGCGCTCGCGACGTATGCTCACTTACTTCGCCGGTCACATGCCGCAGGCGGCGGGGGCGGCGTTGCCGGCGCGGCTGACGGTCGCGGAGGTGATCGCCGAGCCGATCACGTCCCGCGATCGCCGCGTGAGCCAGCGGGCGCTGTCGCTCCGGGTCGCGTCGCTGCTCGACGAGCTCCACCTCCCCTTGGGGGCCGCATCGCAGTATCCGTACGAGTTGAGCGCGGGGATGCGTCAACGCGTCGCGCTCGCACGGGCGCTCGTGCTCGATCCGAAGGTGTTCGTCGGCGACGACCCGTACGCGAACCTCGACATCGAGGTGAGGATCGCCGCGCGCGAGGCTCTGCTGACCCGACGCGACGACACCGGCATGGCGATCGTGATCGCCACCAACGACGCCGCGACCGCGGCCGAGCTGGATGCCGCTGCGCTGGTTCTGCACGCGGGGCGCCCGGTGGGTTACGGTCCGACCGCGGCCGAGCTGGCGTGGACTCCCGACGGGCGCACCCGCGCGTCCTGA
- the glsA gene encoding glutaminase A, with protein MPQGREAHDYDLDALRERVMPERGGERSSSIPQLADADPDAFGIALALPDGTVRSSADGRRTFGIQSAVKPFLFALALADTDGAALDRVGIEPTGEAFDALKLESDTGRPPNPMVNAGAILTCALVDGDDPRERSARLLAGLSRFAGRELEVDHDVAHSEHLLGDRNHALAHLMRAEGALSVSADDAVAVYASACAVIVDVEILAVMGATLALGGVNPVSGERVVSAEVARDVVAVMATCGVYDGSGRWMRSVGVPAKSSVSGALVLSVPGTLGAAVMSPPLDDQGTSVRGRIASEILSADLGLHVFG; from the coding sequence ATGCCACAAGGGCGCGAGGCACACGACTACGACCTCGACGCGCTCCGCGAGCGCGTGATGCCCGAGCGCGGGGGCGAGCGGTCGTCGAGCATCCCGCAGCTCGCCGACGCCGATCCGGACGCGTTCGGCATCGCGCTCGCGCTCCCCGATGGCACGGTGCGATCGAGCGCGGACGGCCGCCGGACCTTCGGCATCCAGTCGGCGGTCAAGCCGTTCCTCTTCGCCCTGGCGCTGGCCGACACCGATGGCGCCGCCCTGGACCGCGTCGGCATCGAACCGACCGGTGAGGCGTTCGACGCGCTCAAGCTCGAAAGCGACACCGGCCGACCGCCGAACCCCATGGTCAACGCCGGGGCGATCCTGACCTGCGCCCTCGTCGACGGCGACGATCCGCGCGAACGGTCGGCGCGGCTGCTCGCAGGGCTCTCCCGCTTCGCCGGTCGAGAGCTGGAGGTCGACCATGACGTCGCCCACAGCGAGCATCTGCTCGGCGACCGCAATCACGCCCTCGCGCACCTCATGCGGGCCGAGGGCGCACTGTCGGTATCGGCCGATGATGCCGTCGCGGTCTACGCGAGCGCCTGCGCGGTCATCGTCGATGTCGAGATCCTCGCGGTGATGGGAGCCACCCTCGCGTTGGGCGGCGTCAACCCCGTCTCCGGCGAACGCGTGGTCTCGGCCGAGGTCGCCCGCGATGTCGTCGCGGTGATGGCCACGTGCGGCGTCTACGACGGATCGGGGCGTTGGATGCGCTCCGTCGGCGTTCCGGCGAAGTCGAGCGTGTCGGGAGCGCTCGTGCTGTCGGTGCCCGGAACCCTTGGCGCCGCTGTGATGAGCCCCCCACTGGACGACCAGGGCACGAGCGTGCGCGGGCGCATCGCGAGCGAGATCCTCAGCGCCGACCTCGGTCTGCACGTCTTCGGCTGA
- a CDS encoding PucR family transcriptional regulator — protein MADARSKAETLTWLRRISGDLATATINRLEETLPWYAEMPPARRSSVGLVAQAGITSFIQWFEDPSSTPRIAADIFAAAPRELLRSVSLTQTLQLVRVTVEVTEERVAGRDDAIREAILKYSRDVAFAAADVYARAAEARGLWDARLEALVVDSILTGETDEELPSRIAALGWHGHGAVAVLVGTTPPQFDVDQLRRAARKMGVDVLIGVQGLRLVLVIGRAELPGRVEPVPELTFVEIASRLEPGFGAGHLVLGPTVPALVDASQSARAALAGFAVAGAWRHAPRPAEADDLLPERALAGDPVAKATLVERIYRPLLAHSPDLVATLWSYLDNGRSLEATARELFVHPNTVRYRLKRVSDVIGWDATGPREALILQTALILGSIGNDLTRRRPPAGRRA, from the coding sequence GTGGCCGACGCACGGTCCAAGGCGGAGACGCTCACGTGGCTCCGCCGGATCTCGGGAGATCTGGCGACAGCCACGATCAATCGCCTCGAGGAGACCCTGCCCTGGTATGCCGAGATGCCGCCTGCGCGCCGGTCCTCTGTGGGACTGGTCGCGCAGGCGGGCATCACCTCCTTCATCCAGTGGTTCGAGGACCCCTCGTCGACGCCTCGCATCGCGGCCGACATCTTCGCGGCGGCACCGCGCGAGTTGCTGCGGAGCGTGAGCCTGACGCAGACCCTGCAGCTCGTGCGGGTGACGGTCGAAGTCACCGAGGAGCGCGTCGCCGGCCGCGACGACGCCATCCGCGAGGCGATCCTGAAGTACTCCCGGGATGTCGCGTTCGCAGCCGCCGACGTCTATGCGCGGGCCGCCGAGGCGCGCGGCCTGTGGGATGCACGCCTCGAGGCTCTCGTCGTCGACTCGATCCTCACGGGCGAGACCGACGAGGAGCTCCCGAGTCGGATCGCGGCGCTGGGCTGGCATGGCCATGGTGCCGTCGCCGTCCTGGTGGGCACCACACCGCCCCAGTTCGACGTCGACCAGCTGCGTCGCGCCGCCCGGAAGATGGGCGTCGACGTCCTGATCGGAGTCCAGGGGCTGCGTCTGGTGCTGGTCATCGGCCGCGCCGAGCTCCCGGGACGCGTGGAGCCGGTGCCGGAGCTGACCTTCGTCGAGATCGCCTCACGCCTCGAGCCCGGATTCGGCGCCGGGCACCTCGTGCTCGGTCCCACCGTCCCCGCTCTCGTGGACGCGAGCCAGAGTGCGCGCGCCGCGCTGGCCGGTTTCGCCGTCGCGGGCGCGTGGCGGCACGCACCGCGCCCGGCCGAGGCCGACGACCTCCTGCCCGAGCGGGCGCTCGCGGGAGATCCGGTCGCGAAGGCGACCCTGGTCGAACGCATCTACCGGCCGCTGCTGGCGCACTCCCCCGACCTCGTCGCGACCCTCTGGAGCTACCTCGACAACGGCCGCTCCCTGGAGGCGACGGCGCGTGAGCTGTTCGTGCACCCCAACACGGTGCGGTACCGCCTCAAGCGCGTGTCGGACGTCATCGGATGGGACGCGACCGGTCCGCGGGAGGCTCTCATCCTGCAGACGGCATTGATCCTCGGGTCGATCGGCAACGACCTCACGCGACGACGACCGCCCGCGGGGCGGCGCGCCTGA
- a CDS encoding DUF3145 domain-containing protein, whose translation MATPQARGVIFIHSAPRALCPHLEWAAGRALGRAVNFDWDDQPVLDGSRRAEFYWEGPAGTGAALATAIRGWEHLRFEVSEDPTPRTDGGRWMHTPSLGIHYAQTDASGNVVIGEDRIRYAMEIAAGDVYELQRELDVALGVAWDEELEPFRHAGDDVAVVWLHKVG comes from the coding sequence ATGGCGACACCACAGGCGCGTGGAGTGATCTTCATCCACTCCGCGCCACGCGCGTTGTGCCCGCACCTCGAGTGGGCGGCAGGACGTGCGCTCGGGCGCGCGGTGAATTTCGATTGGGATGACCAGCCGGTGCTCGATGGCAGCCGTCGAGCCGAGTTCTACTGGGAGGGACCGGCCGGTACGGGCGCAGCACTCGCGACGGCGATCCGCGGCTGGGAGCACCTCCGCTTCGAGGTCTCGGAGGATCCGACGCCGCGCACCGACGGCGGGCGGTGGATGCACACGCCGAGCCTCGGCATCCACTACGCCCAGACGGACGCCTCGGGCAACGTCGTCATCGGCGAGGATCGCATCCGCTACGCCATGGAGATCGCCGCGGGCGACGTGTACGAGCTGCAGCGCGAGCTCGACGTCGCCCTCGGCGTCGCGTGGGACGAGGAGCTCGAGCCCTTCCGTCACGCGGGCGACGATGTCGCCGTCGTCTGGCTGCACAAAGTGGGCTGA
- a CDS encoding beta-ketoacyl-[acyl-carrier-protein] synthase family protein translates to MSTPRIVVTGIGASSPLGGTAPESWEGLLAGRSGARTLEHEWVEKYQIPVTFAAEAIVRPDSILERPVAKRLDPASQFAMVAAMEAWADAGSPDVDPERLGVDFATGIGGVWTLLDAWDTLREKGPRRVLPMTVPMLMPNAAAGNLSLHFEARAFARTVASACASSTESIVNAIEHLQDGLADVVIAGGTESAIHPITMASFSSMQALSRRNDDPATASRPTSVDRDGFVMGEGAGVLILETEEHAKARGAKIYAYAVGGGVTADSYHITANDPEGIGASRAVRAALEQADASPDDVAHINAHATSTPVGDPNEYTALRSVFGARVDEIPVSATKASTGHLLGGTGALEAIFTIFALRERIAPPTINITEQDPAVPFRVSGDTQPLGSGDLLAISNSFGFGGHNAVVAFRSA, encoded by the coding sequence ATGAGTACCCCGCGTATCGTCGTCACCGGAATCGGAGCGTCCTCCCCCCTGGGCGGCACCGCTCCCGAGAGCTGGGAAGGCCTGCTCGCCGGTCGGTCCGGCGCGCGCACCCTCGAGCACGAATGGGTCGAGAAGTACCAGATCCCCGTCACGTTCGCCGCCGAGGCCATCGTGCGACCCGACAGCATCCTCGAGCGCCCGGTCGCCAAGCGCCTGGACCCCGCATCGCAGTTCGCGATGGTCGCGGCGATGGAGGCATGGGCCGACGCCGGCAGCCCGGACGTCGACCCCGAGCGTCTGGGTGTCGACTTCGCGACCGGCATCGGCGGCGTGTGGACGCTCCTCGACGCGTGGGACACGCTGCGCGAGAAGGGGCCGCGTCGCGTCCTGCCGATGACGGTCCCCATGCTCATGCCCAACGCCGCAGCCGGCAACCTCTCGCTGCACTTCGAGGCCCGGGCGTTCGCGCGCACCGTGGCGAGCGCGTGCGCATCGAGCACGGAGTCGATCGTGAACGCGATCGAGCATCTGCAGGACGGTCTGGCCGACGTGGTGATCGCGGGCGGCACCGAGTCGGCGATCCATCCGATCACGATGGCGTCGTTCTCGTCGATGCAGGCGTTGTCGCGCCGGAACGACGACCCGGCGACCGCTTCGCGTCCGACGAGCGTCGACCGTGACGGCTTCGTGATGGGCGAGGGCGCGGGCGTCCTCATCCTCGAGACAGAAGAACACGCCAAGGCACGCGGCGCGAAGATCTACGCGTACGCGGTCGGCGGCGGTGTGACGGCGGACTCGTATCACATCACCGCCAACGACCCCGAGGGAATCGGCGCGTCGCGGGCCGTCCGGGCCGCGCTCGAGCAGGCCGACGCCTCGCCCGACGACGTCGCCCACATCAATGCGCACGCCACGTCGACCCCGGTCGGGGACCCCAACGAGTACACGGCACTGCGCAGCGTGTTCGGCGCCCGCGTCGACGAGATCCCCGTCTCGGCGACGAAAGCCTCCACCGGCCACCTGCTCGGCGGCACGGGAGCGCTGGAAGCCATCTTCACCATCTTCGCGCTGCGCGAGCGCATCGCTCCGCCCACGATCAACATCACCGAGCAGGATCCCGCCGTGCCGTTCCGCGTGTCGGGCGATACGCAGCCGCTCGGCTCGGGAGACCTGCTCGCGATCAGCAATTCGTTCGGGTTCGGCGGCCACAACGCCGTCGTCGCCTTCCGCTCGGCCTGA
- a CDS encoding acyl carrier protein, protein MAFSNDEVLAGLAELITDETGISADEVALEKSFTDDLDIDSISMMTIVVNAEEKFSVTIPDEEVKNLKTVGDAVTYITSNQA, encoded by the coding sequence ATGGCATTCAGCAACGACGAGGTCCTCGCCGGACTCGCTGAGCTCATCACCGACGAGACCGGCATCTCGGCCGACGAGGTCGCGCTGGAGAAGTCCTTCACCGACGACCTCGACATCGACTCGATCTCGATGATGACGATCGTCGTCAACGCCGAGGAGAAGTTCAGCGTCACCATCCCCGACGAAGAGGTCAAGAACCTCAAGACCGTCGGCGACGCCGTCACCTACATCACGTCCAACCAGGCGTAA
- a CDS encoding Arm DNA-binding domain-containing protein, which produces MAGSITKYETAQGSWYRVRYRKPDKQQTDKRGFKTKRDAELFLASVTVSKTSGLYVDPSRGKTTVGELGPTWLSKKSGLKPSTLKPVHLSWRV; this is translated from the coding sequence ATGGCCGGCTCGATCACGAAGTACGAGACGGCGCAGGGCTCCTGGTACAGGGTCCGCTACCGGAAGCCGGACAAGCAGCAGACGGACAAGCGCGGCTTCAAGACGAAGCGCGACGCCGAGCTGTTCCTGGCGTCCGTGACCGTCTCGAAGACCAGCGGTCTCTACGTGGACCCGAGCAGAGGGAAGACCACCGTCGGCGAGCTCGGGCCGACGTGGCTGTCGAAGAAGTCCGGGCTCAAGCCCTCGACGCTGAAGCCCGTGCATCTGTCATGGCGGGTGTAG
- a CDS encoding tyrosine-type recombinase/integrase, producing the protein MEPKWGRVSVVDVKPSDVEAWITQLTTGTAPAARLGGRANGRPQSASSVLRAVGVLAGILDDAKRDGRIHTNPARGTGNLPKKSSAKARRYLTDAEVMRLAAAIADPMRSTLVVLLAYTGIRWSEAAGLRFRDLNMLRRRLHVRRPVVEIDGIFHEGEPKNWERRTVAFPQFLDVALAALCTGKGPDDTVFADGANYVRQPHTSKSWFLTGLRVAGLERMTPHDLRHTAASLAVSSGANVKVIQRMLGHKSAAMTLDTFADLFDEDLDDVATKLDARATAAIDVGKVWAELGFRAS; encoded by the coding sequence GTGGAACCGAAGTGGGGCCGTGTCTCCGTGGTCGACGTGAAGCCGTCCGACGTCGAGGCGTGGATCACGCAGCTCACGACGGGCACGGCGCCGGCCGCGCGCCTCGGTGGACGCGCGAACGGTCGTCCCCAGTCGGCGTCGAGCGTCCTGCGCGCCGTGGGCGTGCTCGCCGGCATCCTCGACGACGCGAAGCGTGACGGGCGTATCCACACGAACCCCGCCCGAGGGACCGGCAACCTGCCGAAGAAGTCCAGCGCGAAGGCCCGCCGCTACCTCACCGACGCCGAGGTCATGCGCCTGGCCGCAGCGATCGCCGACCCGATGCGATCCACCCTCGTCGTGCTGCTCGCGTACACCGGCATCCGGTGGAGCGAGGCCGCCGGGCTCCGATTCCGAGACCTGAACATGCTTCGCCGCCGACTGCACGTCCGCCGGCCGGTCGTCGAGATCGACGGGATCTTCCACGAGGGTGAGCCGAAGAACTGGGAGCGCCGCACCGTCGCCTTCCCGCAGTTCCTCGACGTCGCGCTCGCAGCGCTATGCACCGGCAAGGGACCCGACGACACCGTCTTCGCGGACGGCGCGAACTACGTCCGGCAGCCGCACACGTCGAAGTCCTGGTTCCTCACCGGCCTACGCGTCGCCGGCCTCGAGCGCATGACACCGCACGACCTCCGCCACACCGCTGCATCCCTCGCCGTCTCGTCCGGCGCGAACGTGAAGGTCATCCAGCGCATGCTCGGGCACAAGTCCGCAGCGATGACGCTCGACACGTTCGCGGATCTGTTCGACGAGGACCTCGACGACGTCGCGACGAAGCTCGACGCCCGCGCCACGGCCGCCATAGATGTGGGCAAAGTGTGGGCAGAGCTCGGTTTCCGCGCCTCCTGA
- the def gene encoding peptide deformylase, whose product MPVLPIRIMGDPVLHAPAAPVDEITDEIRQLVRDMYETMDTAPGVGLAAPQVGVGLRIYVYSYQDDDGNDWRGEIINPQLWMRPLEPGAPDPDEESEGCLSFPGERFPLRRSDEVLVTGIDTNGSPVEIRVAGWRARIMQHEFDHLDGVLYVDRLDDGDWKTVQKIARKRGWGRPGNTWLPGVDDLDA is encoded by the coding sequence GTGCCCGTTCTTCCGATTCGCATCATGGGCGACCCCGTGCTGCACGCGCCCGCCGCCCCCGTCGACGAGATCACGGATGAGATCCGACAGCTCGTCCGCGACATGTACGAGACCATGGACACCGCGCCGGGCGTCGGCTTGGCCGCCCCCCAGGTCGGGGTCGGCCTGCGCATCTACGTCTACTCGTACCAGGACGACGACGGCAACGACTGGCGTGGCGAGATCATCAACCCCCAGCTCTGGATGCGTCCGCTCGAGCCGGGCGCCCCGGATCCCGACGAGGAGTCGGAGGGTTGTCTGTCCTTCCCCGGCGAGCGCTTCCCCCTGCGCCGCTCCGACGAGGTGCTCGTGACCGGCATCGATACGAACGGCTCCCCCGTCGAGATCCGCGTCGCCGGATGGCGAGCCCGGATCATGCAGCACGAGTTCGATCACCTCGACGGGGTGCTGTACGTCGACCGTCTCGACGACGGCGACTGGAAGACCGTCCAGAAGATCGCGCGCAAGCGGGGCTGGGGACGTCCCGGCAACACCTGGCTGCCCGGCGTCGACGACCTGGACGCCTGA